One segment of Campylobacter sp. CNRCH_2014_0184h DNA contains the following:
- a CDS encoding KAP family NTPase, with the protein MNKIDNIANFLDSNSKKCLAINGSWGIGKTYLWKQVENKLSEINADKKIVYIDLFGKESYKQILEEIVFKIHGNYNKIMNTFSQIATKIAKIKSAGTININPDAIFSFLKKEDFKKVIVCFDNIERRTDNLSLKEILGLVNLLKEEKECNVVVIFHEKELKEQDDNLTENNKEEETEQDFNSWYQKAKEEQTKQYNSKNWYQIYKEKVIDCEITIKNNDEIAKAIIKDRINKYTKITDEIRNIIENIIFERYKEQCNGNLRLLYHVLEHIDYFNKHCFLLFCKYENKKTFSDALKLSYKSLISKTKKYLSIKIEENDLSSSYHLYEKYLKNMFYLSKEEKYQLRRDFYQTLKIDLYYKLQNCKIEYLVGNLSDKQFVKDIENSLLKIDFYSKNGMTHYPYGFYQNLLSTYTQITKKKLSNIEEKINQHYIEALVMEELEFDFRDDYKSDKDFLKLLKDEKWKRCYEDTKEKYKISKYESINAFINSYENIESSFYPEAIKQYNFFKKEELVQLFKNNNNFCRKFFNHFSMNMVASHKFDDDLNNNLFQAYLDFLDLDENKIKKSVVLEYINSQNSVLRKLLIENNH; encoded by the coding sequence ATGAATAAGATTGATAATATTGCAAATTTTTTAGATAGCAACTCTAAAAAATGTTTAGCTATAAATGGGTCTTGGGGCATAGGTAAAACTTATTTATGGAAACAAGTTGAAAATAAACTTTCTGAAATAAATGCAGATAAAAAGATTGTTTATATAGATCTTTTTGGCAAAGAAAGTTATAAGCAGATATTAGAAGAAATAGTTTTTAAAATTCATGGAAACTACAATAAAATAATGAATACTTTTTCACAAATTGCAACCAAAATTGCAAAAATAAAATCTGCCGGAACAATTAACATTAACCCTGATGCTATTTTCTCATTTTTAAAAAAAGAAGATTTTAAAAAAGTTATTGTGTGTTTTGATAACATAGAAAGAAGAACTGATAATCTTTCTTTGAAAGAAATTTTAGGACTTGTAAATTTACTTAAAGAAGAAAAAGAATGTAATGTTGTTGTGATTTTTCACGAGAAAGAACTAAAAGAACAAGATGATAATTTGACTGAAAATAATAAAGAAGAAGAGACTGAACAAGATTTTAATAGTTGGTATCAAAAAGCTAAAGAAGAACAAACCAAACAATATAATAGTAAAAACTGGTATCAAATATACAAAGAAAAGGTTATTGATTGTGAAATAACGATAAAAAACAATGATGAAATAGCAAAGGCAATCATAAAAGATAGAATAAATAAATATACTAAAATTACAGATGAGATAAGAAATATTATTGAAAATATTATTTTCGAAAGATATAAAGAACAATGCAATGGAAATCTAAGATTGCTATATCATGTGTTAGAGCATATAGATTATTTTAACAAGCATTGTTTTTTATTGTTTTGCAAGTATGAAAATAAAAAAACATTTTCAGATGCTCTAAAATTAAGTTATAAATCATTAATATCTAAAACTAAAAAATATCTTTCTATTAAAATAGAAGAAAATGATTTATCTTCAAGCTACCATCTTTACGAAAAATACCTAAAAAATATGTTTTATTTAAGTAAAGAAGAAAAATACCAACTAAGACGCGATTTTTATCAAACTTTAAAAATTGATCTTTATTATAAACTTCAAAACTGCAAGATAGAATATTTGGTAGGTAATTTAAGTGATAAACAATTTGTAAAAGATATTGAAAATTCACTCCTAAAAATAGATTTTTATTCAAAAAATGGAATGACACACTATCCTTATGGTTTTTATCAAAACTTACTTTCAACTTACACACAAATTACAAAGAAAAAATTAAGCAACATAGAAGAAAAAATCAATCAGCACTATATAGAAGCTCTTGTTATGGAAGAATTAGAATTTGATTTTCGCGATGATTATAAATCAGATAAAGATTTTTTAAAATTATTAAAAGATGAAAAATGGAAGCGTTGTTATGAAGATACCAAAGAAAAATATAAAATAAGCAAGTATGAAAGTATTAATGCTTTTATTAATAGCTATGAGAATATAGAAAGTAGTTTTTATCCCGAAGCGATCAAGCAATATAATTTTTTTAAAAAAGAAGAATTAGTACAGCTATTTAAAAATAATAACAATTTTTGTAGGAAATTTTTTAATCATTTTTCTATGAATATGGTTGCAAGTCATAAATTTGATGATGATTTAAATAATAATTTATTTCAAGCTTATTTAGATTTTTTAGATTTAGATGAAAATAAAATAAAAAAAAGTGTTGTTTTAGAATATATAAATTCACAAAATAGTGTATTAAGAAAGCTACTAATAGAAAATAATCACTAG